A portion of the Desulforegula conservatrix Mb1Pa genome contains these proteins:
- a CDS encoding mechanosensitive ion channel domain-containing protein: MKIKNKKIKKIIPLIIIGFLCCSISSFAEPPPENQSKSQTDAQELSQPLAELQSSITGAIEQEESHLGEITKSIVDEKNVTEKLDKEIGVYKILISSAQNLLIIPDTDIDILEKNSEELGLTQTELEEKQEQINANSLENTKNIETTNEKIQISQKQIDSIKKEYGKEKDIKQILKMIEDLNRIRNEKLKALNQLDVIYEKQIKLLSSVIEPYSDLAAKVEEKLRVRKQEVLFERNHNIVTQLKPAVVLKDLKLITNSAVSFFTKDFWQHKFSKSASSDIYSLIFHILAILFSLFILRTIKSHLKLRDIIPPESRLRNIGSILFFIDQAFVLGTLTASLFIYERFKEFSGIYAFLNPVQRISASLLTLYLFSSALDIYLKNSQSSLSQYIIAKKPFFIRFFYIFSSLYILIEWISGSGSTILLISRLFLEIAAVICFTVIWKNISKENQPDSDKKENSFNAVKWAGYTITGAGLILEIAGYGYLTIHWYQGWIITATVTSLIYFCLNALKEWDDLAKDKEVKNGVSEGSQPEKHSVYPLYWLGIRVLSAIVFLIGIGTVAYICGAREKVFEGAWGLITQKVEIGGTKFSISNTVLAFFVILLTQTFTRIWRSLMMGRILKNSGIESGLKDSITTISSYLIWGLGILTAMHAFGLSTTSLTVGFGALGIGLGFGLQNIFNNFISGLILLFERPIQVGDVVEINNVLGMVTKINVRSTLVQTYSNASFIIPNSEFISNRVINWSHKDPYIKRDVKLGVAYGSDTQKVRSVLLEAADAVPEILNFPMAPSVSFIDFGDSSLDFKIKFWTTIDDFSAAESTLRFEIEKRFRENEINIPFPQREIKIIKE, from the coding sequence ATGAAGATTAAAAACAAAAAAATAAAAAAAATAATTCCTTTAATAATTATAGGCTTTCTCTGCTGTTCCATTTCTTCATTTGCAGAACCCCCCCCCGAAAACCAATCAAAAAGCCAAACTGATGCTCAAGAACTTTCACAACCCCTTGCCGAGCTTCAGTCATCCATAACAGGAGCAATTGAGCAGGAAGAATCACATCTCGGTGAGATTACTAAATCAATCGTCGACGAAAAAAACGTAACGGAAAAATTGGATAAGGAAATAGGTGTATACAAGATACTTATTTCTTCTGCCCAAAACCTTCTCATCATTCCGGACACTGATATTGATATCCTCGAAAAGAACTCAGAGGAATTAGGCCTCACGCAAACAGAGCTTGAAGAGAAACAGGAACAAATCAATGCAAACAGTTTGGAAAATACAAAAAACATTGAAACAACCAATGAAAAAATCCAGATAAGCCAGAAACAGATTGATTCAATCAAAAAAGAGTATGGTAAAGAAAAAGATATAAAGCAAATCCTAAAAATGATCGAAGACCTGAACAGGATCAGAAACGAAAAACTGAAAGCACTTAATCAACTGGATGTTATTTATGAAAAACAGATAAAACTTTTGAGTTCGGTTATAGAACCATATTCCGATCTTGCTGCAAAGGTAGAAGAAAAACTTAGGGTCAGAAAGCAGGAAGTTTTATTTGAGAGAAACCACAACATTGTTACACAGTTAAAACCTGCGGTCGTATTGAAAGACCTCAAGCTGATAACAAATTCTGCGGTCAGTTTCTTCACCAAGGACTTCTGGCAGCACAAATTTTCCAAATCAGCTTCAAGTGATATTTACTCTCTTATTTTTCATATATTAGCCATTTTGTTTTCATTATTTATTCTAAGAACCATAAAATCACATTTAAAGCTCAGGGATATTATTCCACCGGAAAGCAGGCTTAGGAATATCGGAAGTATCCTGTTTTTCATTGATCAGGCTTTTGTTCTTGGAACCCTGACGGCCTCTTTATTCATTTATGAACGCTTCAAAGAATTTTCAGGAATTTATGCATTCCTTAATCCGGTTCAGAGGATATCAGCATCTTTATTGACTCTTTACCTGTTCAGCTCTGCCCTTGATATTTACCTCAAAAACAGTCAAAGCTCTCTCTCTCAGTATATAATTGCAAAAAAACCTTTTTTTATAAGATTTTTTTATATTTTCAGTAGTTTATATATTTTAATCGAATGGATTTCAGGAAGTGGTTCAACCATTCTTTTAATTTCCAGGTTATTTCTTGAAATTGCTGCTGTCATTTGTTTCACTGTTATTTGGAAAAATATCAGCAAAGAAAATCAGCCGGACAGTGATAAGAAAGAAAATTCATTTAATGCTGTCAAATGGGCCGGATATACGATTACAGGCGCAGGCCTTATTCTTGAAATTGCAGGATATGGCTACCTCACAATTCACTGGTATCAGGGCTGGATTATTACCGCAACGGTTACCAGCCTAATCTACTTCTGCCTTAATGCACTCAAAGAGTGGGATGATCTGGCCAAGGACAAAGAAGTAAAAAACGGGGTCTCAGAAGGAAGCCAGCCAGAAAAACACAGTGTGTATCCGCTTTACTGGTTAGGAATAAGAGTATTATCCGCAATCGTCTTTCTCATAGGAATTGGAACCGTAGCATATATTTGCGGAGCAAGAGAAAAAGTATTTGAAGGAGCTTGGGGACTTATCACCCAGAAGGTGGAAATTGGCGGTACAAAATTCAGTATTTCAAATACAGTATTGGCTTTTTTTGTTATACTTCTGACCCAGACTTTTACGAGGATATGGCGCTCATTAATGATGGGGCGCATACTCAAGAACAGTGGCATAGAAAGCGGCCTAAAGGATTCCATCACAACAATATCCTCATATCTTATATGGGGATTGGGTATCCTGACTGCCATGCATGCATTTGGACTGAGTACTACGTCTTTGACAGTAGGATTCGGCGCACTTGGAATTGGCCTCGGATTCGGCCTTCAAAACATTTTTAATAATTTTATCAGCGGACTAATACTTCTTTTTGAAAGACCTATTCAGGTTGGAGATGTAGTTGAAATCAACAATGTGCTGGGAATGGTAACAAAAATCAATGTCCGGTCTACCCTGGTTCAGACATACAGTAACGCTTCATTTATTATTCCAAACTCCGAGTTCATTAGCAACAGAGTCATCAACTGGAGCCATAAAGATCCTTATATCAAAAGAGATGTTAAATTAGGCGTGGCTTATGGCTCTGACACACAAAAGGTAAGATCCGTGCTTTTAGAAGCTGCGGATGCTGTTCCTGAAATACTTAACTTCCCAATGGCTCCGTCAGTATCATTTATAGATTTCGGAGACTCTTCACTTGATTTCAAAATTAAATTCTGGACAACAATTGATGACTTTTCAGCTGCTGAAAGCACCCTGCGGTTCGAAATCGAAAAAAGATTCAGGGAAAATGAAATAAATATTCCATTCCCTCAGAGAGAAATAAAAATAATAAAGGAATAA
- a CDS encoding NYN domain-containing protein has product MLKAGIFLDVENLNRNGGWGLRYEVIKELAEVQGTTVLRANAYLAMDSEREKIDQAYRDRNESYRAAIRRTGFHLVLKQVKKYYDSEGELVVKANADLDLAVDALLQSENLDYILLGSGDGDFLKLVRALQTRGKRVDLISFANTSSELKIEVDNYFSGFLVPGILKDSNVQKFRGILHAFNEERGFGFLTMRTGLKPSDIIDNIFCHVNQFNLEGRQADNSYISELKSKRAIIEFDLVESKDGLKAVNISEFKWNKNLTQILC; this is encoded by the coding sequence ATGCTCAAAGCAGGGATATTTCTTGATGTTGAAAACCTGAACAGAAATGGGGGCTGGGGGCTTAGGTATGAGGTTATAAAAGAGCTGGCAGAAGTTCAGGGTACAACAGTTCTAAGGGCCAACGCATACCTTGCCATGGACAGTGAGAGGGAGAAGATTGATCAGGCATATAGAGACAGGAATGAGAGTTATAGGGCAGCAATAAGAAGGACAGGGTTTCATCTTGTTCTGAAACAGGTTAAAAAATATTATGATTCAGAAGGTGAACTTGTTGTAAAGGCGAATGCTGATCTTGACCTTGCCGTAGATGCCCTTCTTCAGTCCGAGAATCTGGATTATATTCTTCTGGGAAGTGGTGATGGAGATTTTCTTAAACTTGTTAGAGCATTACAGACCAGAGGTAAAAGAGTTGACCTTATTTCATTTGCGAACACTAGTTCCGAATTGAAAATCGAGGTTGATAATTACTTTTCCGGTTTTCTGGTTCCCGGCATTCTCAAGGATTCCAATGTCCAGAAATTCAGGGGGATTCTTCATGCTTTTAATGAAGAGAGGGGATTCGGTTTTTTAACCATGAGAACAGGTCTCAAGCCTTCTGATATAATCGATAATATTTTCTGCCATGTTAACCAGTTCAATCTCGAAGGCAGGCAAGCAGATAATTCTTATATTTCGGAACTTAAATCAAAAAGAGCGATAATTGAATTTGACCTTGTTGAATCCAAGGATGGTCTTAAAGCGGTTAATATTTCAGAATTCAAGTGGAATAAGAATCTTACGCAGATATTGTGCTAA
- a CDS encoding RsmE family RNA methyltransferase — MRRFFIDNIISGASEIIIEGQQAIHIKNVLRIKTGAEIALLDGSGYEYKGVVKDFSGQAAIIKILSKTDKIPARGTQISLAFGFLKENKIDDLIRPLTELGINKIIPFFSDRSVSRPASDKIEKKMSRWDKISSESIKQCNRAIKPDITFFEGFDEIIKHSKNYDKKIIFYEKNTESFLIHDYASSDYVKPKTAIALIGPEGGFTEKEVAMALDNGFESYSLGLGILRAETAIISAAAIIQYIYMSPDKKIDHNHT, encoded by the coding sequence ATGAGGCGATTTTTTATAGATAACATTATTTCAGGTGCTTCAGAAATCATAATTGAAGGCCAGCAAGCCATTCACATAAAAAACGTATTAAGAATAAAAACAGGCGCAGAGATAGCACTCCTGGATGGATCAGGATATGAATATAAAGGAGTAGTTAAAGATTTTTCAGGACAGGCGGCAATAATAAAAATATTAAGCAAAACAGATAAAATACCTGCCAGAGGAACACAGATTTCATTGGCATTTGGATTTTTAAAAGAAAACAAAATCGATGACCTGATACGCCCGCTTACTGAGTTAGGGATCAATAAAATCATACCCTTTTTTTCGGACAGAAGCGTATCAAGACCGGCAAGTGATAAAATAGAAAAAAAAATGAGCAGGTGGGATAAAATTTCCTCGGAGTCTATCAAACAGTGTAACAGGGCGATCAAGCCTGACATCACATTTTTTGAAGGATTTGATGAAATTATTAAGCATTCAAAGAATTATGATAAAAAAATAATTTTCTATGAAAAAAACACCGAATCATTCCTCATTCATGATTATGCATCCTCAGATTATGTGAAACCCAAGACTGCCATTGCCCTTATCGGACCTGAAGGCGGCTTTACTGAAAAAGAAGTTGCAATGGCTTTGGATAATGGGTTTGAGTCATATTCCTTGGGGCTTGGAATTTTAAGGGCTGAAACGGCAATAATATCAGCCGCAGCAATAATCCAATACATTTACATGAGCCCTGATAAAAAAATCGACCATAATCACACTTAA